From Halomicrobium salinisoli, the proteins below share one genomic window:
- a CDS encoding DUF7577 domain-containing protein produces MPGNEWVFTAIAALLGAHLLTLLYAYRARRDTAAVGETEGDAEGRAEVADAEARTEAGDDGPGVCRCPECGTSNESGYRFCRQCVAELPGARPRMGEPTGRTQPN; encoded by the coding sequence ATGCCGGGGAACGAGTGGGTGTTCACCGCCATCGCGGCGCTCCTCGGTGCGCACCTGCTGACCCTGCTGTACGCCTACCGGGCTCGTCGCGATACGGCGGCGGTCGGCGAGACGGAGGGCGACGCCGAGGGCCGCGCTGAAGTGGCCGACGCCGAGGCCCGCACCGAGGCCGGCGACGACGGTCCGGGCGTCTGTCGCTGCCCCGAGTGCGGGACGTCCAACGAGTCGGGGTACCGCTTCTGCAGACAGTGCGTCGCGGAGTTACCCGGCGCCCGGCCGCGGATGGGCGAACCGACGGGCCGGACGCAGCCCAACTGA
- a CDS encoding DUF6735 family protein: protein MAHRALVAYRRPPDAYALHYAHWGRGLADAIGPDAPFGGVREVAESDSAVAERLGVDPSGGYAGPPTRVDSRPLVRRATPEAVLAAVDRSAETLVVVDHDWQTQTYLVCPVGFGPADDPADPDFVFARPDGVRPSHARPGSGDDQRESAGVLGSEASEGLGDDRRESASDPTALREWVVETRSALDAAVARDTLSPDAARAAFRRALAARATVYPSDDASFLRAD from the coding sequence ATGGCTCACCGCGCCCTCGTCGCCTATCGCCGACCGCCGGACGCCTACGCGCTGCACTACGCCCACTGGGGGAGGGGACTGGCCGACGCGATCGGACCCGACGCGCCCTTCGGCGGCGTTCGCGAGGTTGCGGAATCGGACAGCGCCGTCGCCGAGCGCCTCGGCGTCGACCCGTCCGGAGGCTACGCGGGTCCTCCAACGCGGGTCGACTCCCGGCCGCTGGTCCGCCGGGCGACGCCCGAGGCGGTCCTCGCGGCGGTCGACCGGAGCGCGGAGACGCTCGTCGTCGTCGACCACGACTGGCAGACGCAGACGTACCTCGTCTGCCCGGTCGGCTTCGGGCCGGCGGACGACCCGGCCGATCCTGATTTCGTCTTCGCCCGACCCGACGGCGTCCGGCCGAGCCACGCGAGGCCGGGCTCGGGAGACGACCAGCGGGAGTCTGCTGGTGTCCTCGGGAGCGAAGCGAGCGAGGGCTTGGGAGACGACCGTCGGGAGTCTGCCAGTGATCCGACGGCGCTCCGCGAGTGGGTCGTCGAGACGCGGTCGGCGCTGGACGCGGCGGTCGCCCGCGACACCCTCTCGCCGGACGCGGCGCGGGCGGCGTTCCGGCGCGCGCTGGCCGCGCGTGCGACGGTGTATCCGAGCGACGACGCGTCATTTTTACGCGCCGACTGA
- the nucS gene encoding endonuclease NucS — MTTVERDPQSLSDPTAAEARSLIERGMDAEALVTVFGRCTVEYEGRAASTLGPGDRHVMLKPDGAALVHTDEGQQPVNWQPPGCDHAVDVADGDLVVESDRESPDEHLHVTFERVAHVAAFDVVDPEDLALTGTEEDLRQRILDEPALVEPGFVPLSTERTTPAGAVDIYGEDGDGRTVVVELKRRRVGPDAVGQLGRYVDALERDLHDDAEVRGILVAPSVTDRARDLLAERGLEFVSLEP; from the coding sequence GTGACGACCGTCGAGCGCGACCCGCAGTCGCTGTCGGACCCGACCGCCGCCGAGGCCCGGTCACTGATCGAGCGCGGCATGGACGCGGAGGCCCTGGTGACCGTCTTCGGTCGCTGTACCGTCGAGTACGAGGGCCGAGCGGCCAGCACGCTCGGGCCGGGCGACCGCCACGTGATGCTCAAGCCCGACGGGGCCGCCCTGGTCCACACCGACGAGGGCCAGCAGCCGGTCAACTGGCAGCCGCCGGGCTGTGACCACGCCGTCGACGTCGCGGACGGCGACCTGGTGGTCGAGAGCGACCGCGAGTCGCCCGACGAGCACCTCCACGTGACCTTCGAGCGGGTGGCCCACGTCGCGGCCTTCGACGTGGTCGACCCCGAGGACCTCGCGCTGACCGGGACCGAGGAGGACCTCCGTCAGCGGATCCTCGACGAGCCGGCGCTGGTCGAACCCGGCTTCGTCCCGCTGTCGACCGAGCGGACGACCCCGGCCGGCGCGGTCGACATCTACGGCGAGGACGGCGACGGCCGGACGGTCGTCGTCGAACTGAAGCGCCGCCGGGTCGGCCCCGACGCGGTCGGTCAGCTCGGCCGGTACGTCGACGCCCTCGAGCGGGACCTCCACGACGACGCCGAGGTGCGCGGGATCCTGGTGGCGCCCTCGGTCACCGACCGGGCGCGGGACCTGCTCGCGGAGCGCGGGCTGGAGTTCGTCTCGCTTGAGCCCTAG
- a CDS encoding HalOD1 output domain-containing protein has product MEQVHDRPWEETPLVRTAVGDEESIATVVARSVASVRGVPVDGFPPLYEAVDLEALERLFDDRGEGVVAFKYREFWVVVTASGTVSVHEDADVED; this is encoded by the coding sequence ATGGAACAGGTTCACGATCGGCCCTGGGAAGAGACGCCGCTGGTCCGGACCGCAGTCGGCGACGAGGAATCGATCGCGACGGTCGTCGCTCGGTCGGTCGCCTCGGTCCGGGGCGTCCCGGTCGACGGTTTCCCGCCGCTGTACGAGGCCGTCGACCTCGAGGCGCTGGAGCGGCTGTTCGACGACCGCGGAGAGGGGGTCGTCGCGTTCAAGTACCGGGAGTTCTGGGTCGTCGTGACCGCGTCGGGGACCGTCAGCGTCCACGAGGACGCCGACGTGGAGGACTAG
- a CDS encoding bacterio-opsin activator domain-containing protein, translated as MGVDASRAHTPATRVEFSFAASRDDLPFVELAVAESCSVRLEELVPRGDDRYAEFFSVRGADPDRVLARIEPVDGLDAELIAGSADGGLFEFLLTGRDCPVVTLAEAGALPRGARSVDGGARIVAEVPGSGDVGAVVDAFADDYPSAELVTKCEGTEPTTIFGEWDLLAALDRRLTDRQRETIAAAYEAGYYEWPREATAEEVAADLGVAGATFHKHLRAAERKLVATLAEYAGD; from the coding sequence ATGGGAGTGGACGCCAGTCGGGCCCACACGCCCGCCACGAGAGTCGAGTTCTCCTTCGCCGCGTCCCGCGACGACCTGCCGTTCGTCGAGCTCGCCGTGGCCGAGTCCTGTTCGGTCCGCCTCGAGGAACTCGTCCCGCGCGGAGACGACCGCTACGCGGAGTTCTTCAGCGTCCGCGGCGCCGATCCCGACCGGGTGCTCGCTCGGATCGAACCGGTCGACGGTCTGGACGCGGAACTGATCGCGGGGAGCGCCGACGGCGGGCTGTTCGAGTTCCTCCTGACCGGCCGCGACTGCCCGGTGGTGACCCTCGCCGAAGCGGGCGCGCTCCCGCGGGGCGCCCGGAGCGTCGACGGCGGCGCCCGCATCGTGGCCGAGGTGCCCGGCTCCGGGGACGTCGGGGCCGTCGTCGACGCGTTCGCGGACGACTATCCGTCGGCCGAACTGGTGACCAAGTGCGAGGGGACGGAGCCGACGACGATCTTCGGCGAGTGGGACCTGCTGGCCGCGCTGGACCGGCGGCTCACCGATCGCCAGCGGGAGACCATCGCGGCCGCGTACGAGGCCGGCTACTACGAGTGGCCCCGCGAGGCCACCGCCGAGGAGGTGGCCGCCGACCTCGGCGTCGCGGGCGCCACCTTCCACAAGCACCTCCGGGCCGCCGAGCGAAAGCTCGTCGCCACGCTGGCCGAGTACGCCGGCGACTAG